Part of the Mauremys mutica isolate MM-2020 ecotype Southern chromosome 1, ASM2049712v1, whole genome shotgun sequence genome is shown below.
cagagggtgttgtgaaggccaggactataacagagtttaaaaaagaactagataaattcatggaggataggtccatcaacggctattagccaggatgggcagggatggtgtccctagcctctgtttgccaaaagctgggaatgggtgacaggggatggatcacttgataattatctgttctgttcattccctctggggcacctggcattggccacagtcggaagacaagatactgggctagatggacctttggtctgacccaggatggccgttcttatgttcttttaagcttacacagagctcttcttcaggtctaggaaacatactcaggccttggctaaacttgcaaatttgcagcgctgcagcagggtgtgaaaacacaccctctccagcgctgcaaattgcggtgctgcaaagcgccagtgtggtcaaagccgcagcgctgggagcgcggctccaagcgctgtacgttattccccacagggaggtggagtacggacagcgctgggagagctctctcccagtgctggcgctttgactacacttagcgcttcaaagcgctgccgcggtagtgtagccatagcgctttgaagtgcaagtgtagccatagcctcagtgtcacagttaaatacaaggtggaacagattgtttagcataagtagttaacacatatttcaagggactatTCAAGATGAAGTGCCCCATTAACACTCCTTCAGtcactggggaggagggaggtgagaaggaagggaggggaaaaaaggcatcCAGGAGCAAGAGAAGGGGGTTGTTAGTGgcttatagattgttgtaataagccataaatacaGTGTTTtattgagtccatgatttttagtgtctagagaagttatgaatttaagctcgcaggcttgtcttttgaagatgttgggcaggtttcctttgagaatgaggactgagaggtcagatgtagagtgattattctgtgaaaagtgttcacccacaggtgatatggtgtttttgtcattTTTCAGTGAGAGTTCatctgagagcatagtgattgtctggtttcacccacatagttgttattgaaGCATCtcgtgcactggatgaggtacaccacatctTGTGATAGGCACGTGTGGAATTCTTGGGccctgaaaggtgtgttgtggggggtattgatcattgtagcagtggaaatatgtctacaggttttgcatctgttgttctggcagcatctggtgctgctttgagttggtgacCTACAGTTGTATATAAGAATACTATTTAATCTAACAATGATCCAAAGAGCAGCAGTTTCAGGCACAGCTAAACTCCTAGTAGTCCATGTAATACAGTAACACAAGTAAGTGGTCTCAGAGGTATTTGAGCCAACCTACATGAGATGCTCTTAGCCTCCACTGAACTGAAAACTGGAAGCTATGATTCTGTTCCAAACCTGAGTCTTCCAGCTAGTAGTGCATTTTATTTCTATGTGTAGCAGTAAGTGCCAGGTAAGGTGCACGTCATTGAAACAGCTTGGTTGGCAACTGGTGGTGGTTAAATGTAAGGCAATCATGTTGCAGGGAGACAAGTAAAATATTGTCTTTGCAATATTAGTTGTGGCATATAACTTTTGATATAATGTCAGGCTTAAATTATGTCCCATGCTTTGAAACCTTCTTCAAATAAAATTTGAGTTTCATTGTCACCCAGTCTACTCAGTATCATACTAAGATTTTACAGGGTGTGGGAGAGCTACACAGTTTCTCGGAACAGTTTGTTGTAGGTCATGTCATTGTTTGTCGCTAGTGCATTTTTCAGACACTGCCAGAAGTAACACTGGGACCGAGGATTGGTTGGCCACTCTAGGACAGAGCTACTGCACAGCCTCTTCCTCAGCCGGAGGTACCTGGACTTCTTCAGAACTCTCTCAAGAAATATCAAGATAATCACATCCACTTTTTCATCCATAAGTCTCTGGTGTGCCATGTAAAATGCTGTCTTAAAGATGCCACTTGTTGTGTACTTGTTAGTCAGCACAAATATGGTTTTTCGGCTCAGTTGTATGCTCTGGGAAAGGTTGTCCAAAACTGGATGCCCCGGCAGCCAATCTCTTTCTTCCAAACATAAATTGAACTGTTTATCTTTTTGATCTTCCAGGTTTTCAACTAGTTCTTTCAAGATCCATTCAGTTACAGCTGGATCTTCGTTATCGTAGGAAATAAAAGCATCATAGCAAGTTTCTGGTGAATGTAAACGCCGATAGCCCTTTATCTTGGCAGTGCAGAAATGGTAACTATACCACACATCCCAGAAATAGAGGTGACTTGTAACTGTGAACACCATCAGACACAGGATAGCTGATGCCGACACAGAGTACAGGATCACATGAGAGGAGTCCAATTCGCAGGAATACAGATCCAATAAAATCACACTCTTACCTTTTTGTGCTCCTGGGCCTGCACAGGTCACATCTGTGGCCAGCAGGGGAATCGTAACCTCAGTCTGGTTGATCCACCAAACAAACCACACAGCATCACAAATGCACTTGAAAGGGTTGCCATGTAAAAGCAACATCTCCAGATTGCTGATAACATTCTCTGGGAAGCtagatttcttaattatttggaTTTTGTTTGAGCTGAGGTCCAAGTATTTTAACTGGAAAGCATCTCTGAGAAAGTACTTAGTCAGCCGTCGGATCTTATTGTTCTTTAGTATCAGTTTGTGGAGGGTTGCAGAGCAATTGGACAGCTCCAGAGGGACAGTACTCAACAGATTGTTGCTGAGATCTAAGGTTTCCAGTTTTTCCAAAAAGGAGAGTTTCCCCCAGTTGAAAGACTTCAGCATATTATTGGCTAAGCTGAGTACCTTGAGCCGTGGAGGCATGCCTTCAAAAGCACCAGGAGGCAAAAAACTCAGAGAGTTGTAGGAAATGTCCAGTTGCTCTAGGTTAGTCAGATTCTTGAAAAATGACAAGTATCTAGTATCCCCATCCCTCCATAAAACATCTAAGCGATTTCCTTTGAATTCCAAAGTCTGAAGAGAATGACTTTCCATCTCCATATTAGTAGAAGTGGAAATTTCATTCCCATTCATCATCAGTTTCTTCAGAAAGGTCAAATTCTTTGTAAAATCAAGCTTGTGAGTAATACCTTCTGCCAGAAAATAATGTTTGTTATCGCTCAGGTCTAGAATTTCCAGATCTTTTAGTTCCTGGAAGGCAGTCGAGTACAGCAAATCAATCCGATTGTTAGAAAAATCAAGATATTTCAGTCCAGACAGAGGGTAGAACTCACTTCCATTCAAAGTCTGGCTGATAGCATTACCTGACAAGTTGAGGCATTTGAGGAAAGTGAGGTGCTGGAAGTCAGAGGGGTTGATAAAAAATATGTTGTTTCTGCTTAGATCCAGAGTTTCCCCATAACTGAGGCAGTCCTCATTGACAGAAGGTTGGAAGGAAGCAGCCTCTTTGTCTTTGGATTTACAACTTCGTCCATACTCATCATACCTGAAATAATGCATTTCCTGCACCATTCGGCTTTTGTATTGATCTACTGAAGCCATGGGGATAGAACAAAAACCATGATTATTGAATTCACCTGAAGAAGGAGATATTTTATTTACTGAGAGGTCTATCATTTTAAGAGATGGGAATTTTTTAAACATACTCAAGTTAGCGAGTTTGATAAAATTAGTTCCCAGGTCCAAGACTGTCAAATTTCTAAGATGAAGCAATGGACGTAGGTTTTCTTGACtcaattctctgaaaacataacCCTTAACCCTCAAGATTTCCAGGTGTGAGAGGGAGGAAAATGTCTTAGACAGGTTCAAAAATGAAGAATAGACCTGAAGTTCAAAATTAAAGGAGAGATCCAGCTCTACGAGGTTGGGGATAAAGTTCAAAAACCAAGCTTCTCCAATTTCTTTGGCCAGGAAATTTTGGGAAAGGTCGAGCACTTTGAGATTCTTGGTGTTCTGAAACCAGCTACTGGGTACATTATGAAGGGAGTTACTGTGAaggcgcagaatttttaattgttttaaggCATCAAAGGCTTTGTGATGGATCCAAATTGGG
Proteins encoded:
- the LOC123356193 gene encoding toll-like receptor 7, whose amino-acid sequence is MTTVSSPIAQSAESSMAPARKKGVKRLSAIAFTAFHTWPSNRLLFLLLFLFSKLLSARWFPKSLPCDVKVEASKANVVVDCSDRRLTEIPHGIPRNTTNLTLTINHIPNIYPTSFVHLDNLVEIDFRCNCVPVRLGPKDHVCTRKLQIQNSSFATLTKLESLYLDGNQLSEIPRGLPPNLRLLSLEANSIFSITKENLSELGNIEMLYLGQNCYYRNPCNVSFEIEAAAFQDLRNLTVLSLKSNNLTCIPHNLSSTLKELYLYNNMIQKVWEHDLNDLYNLEILDLSGNCPRCYNAPFPCTPCPNNAPIWIHHKAFDALKQLKILRLHSNSLHNVPSSWFQNTKNLKVLDLSQNFLAKEIGEAWFLNFIPNLVELDLSFNFELQVYSSFLNLSKTFSSLSHLEILRVKGYVFRELSQENLRPLLHLRNLTVLDLGTNFIKLANLSMFKKFPSLKMIDLSVNKISPSSGEFNNHDQYKSRMVQEMHYFRYDEYGRSCKSKDKEAASFQPSVNEDCLSYGETLDLSRNNIFFINPSDFQHLTFLKCLNLSGNAISQTLNGSEFYPLSGLKYLDFSNNRIDLLYSTAFQELKDLEILDLSDNKHYFLAEGITHKLDFTKNLTFLKKLMMNGNEISTSTNMEMESHSLQTLEFKGNRLDVLWRDGDTRYLSFFKNLTNLEQLDISYNSLSFLPPGAFEGMPPRLKVLSLANNMLKSFNWGKLSFLEKLETLDLSNNLLSTVPLELSNCSATLHKLILKNNKIRRLTKYFLRDAFQLKYLDLSSNKIQIIKKSSFPENVISNLEMLLLHGNPFKCICDAVWFVWWINQTEVTIPLLATDVTCAGPGAQKGKSVILLDLYSCELDSSHVILYSVSASAILCLMVFTVTSHLYFWDVWYSYHFCTAKIKGYRRLHSPETCYDAFISYDNEDPAVTEWILKELVENLEDQKDKQFNLCLEERDWLPGHPVLDNLSQSIQLSRKTIFVLTNKYTTSGIFKTAFYMAHQRLMDEKVDVIILIFLERVLKKSRYLRLRKRLCSSSVLEWPTNPRSQCYFWQCLKNALATNNDMTYNKLFRETV